The genomic window CACCAACACTAACATTAATGTTTGATAAATGTGCATATATAGTTTTATAGCCATTTCTATGATTTACAACTACTTTTTTCCCATATCCGCCATCCCAGCCAGCAAATTCAACGATACCATTATCAGATGAGCGGATCGTTCTATCGTAAGGCTGTGCGATATCAATACCTTTATGGAATTTACCCCAGCGATAGCCTTGTTTACTTGATATGTATCCACCGTATGTTGGCCATAAAAAGTTTCCTGTACCACGCGATGGAATTACTTTCGTACCTTTTAGTACAATTTCATTCACTGGTGCTTGTAATATTTCTTCTTGAATAACTTCCTCTGCAGCAGGTTGGCCATTTTGTATAGAGATAATCTTATTTACGAGCTTTTCTCCTTCTTTACCATCTTGTTGTACTTTAATGTCACCTTTATAAATAGTGTCATCCTGTTTTACTTCACGTTGATATGGAATAGAAACTCGCTCATATACTTCTTTTTTCACAACGACTTCTACATACGGCTCATATACAGTAACGTTTAAAGGTTGCCCTATTTGTAAAACTGTATCTTCTTGAATATCCGGGTTTAAAGAAAGTATTTGCTTTAAAGTTAAGTTATGCTCATTCGCTATAAGACCTAAAACGTCGCCTTCTTGTACTTCATACTTCTTTTCTTCTAACGTGCCCTTCTGTAATAAGGCTACAACTTGGTCTACTGTTAAAATATCAGTTGGCTTTGCTTTAACAGTTTCAATTGCTACATCTTTTGAAAGCTCAACATCAATAATTCTTGACTCACCTTCTTGTAAAGGCGGTAATGCTTCGGTAGTAGCCGATGATTTTTCAACCTGACTGAGCGTTTGTTCATCAATATATTTTAATTTTAATTGTTTAATAGCTTCTTGTGCTAGAGTTAGGTCCTCTAAGTATGCTACTGGTTCATTGTTAACAACGATTGCTGCTGTCTCAACTAGTACTTGAATAGAGGATTGAACGTTCTTAATTGTTTGTTCGTTATTGAAGGAAGGTCTGAATGCAGTTTCCTCGACATATTCTATATCATTTCCAATTGTCCACTCATACTCCTCAGCATATTGTCCTTGCTTAGAGTTTATTTTCTTTTGAATCGTTGCTTCTACTACTTCTTTGTTATTTACAGTCCCTACGTAATTATCATTAACATAAACGTGATATATAGTTGCCATATCACGAGAAGTTGGATTTTCAGCAGAAACCGTATGATATGCTACAGTAAGAGACACAACTGCCGTAGTTGTGACAATAGCCTTACGTAATAGATCTTTATGTAGCTTTACATAGTCTTCTGGAACGATTGGTTTTATGAAATTAGTAATCTTTTTTTGTATAGTATTAAGTGATTTCACTAGATTTCCTCCTACATACACAACGTATATGCAAACTAAATTTTCCCCATATCTATGTAAGTAAGGAATTATACCCATTCATAATTTAACAGGCTTATAGAAAAAAGAGAATAGTTTAGCGTTATATGTAACATAAATGTATTATTACTGACATATTTTAGCGTATTATGTTACAAAGGAAATGTTATGTAAGATACCACCATATAATACCATAATTTGTATTTAAATAACTAAAGAAAGTGTTCCAATGAAACAATTAACAATACCTCGAAGGCTTGTTTAGTTGCTAGAACTAGACAGGAAAATACGTTTAAGCACCTATATTTTTGCTGAAAACAAAAATTAGAAACTGCCCTTTTGGACGGTTTCTAATTTGTTTTACTTAAGCTTAAGCATATACACTTCTTACAACATTTGTTTGCTTTCTGTCTGGACCAACTGAGAATATTGATAAAGGAATACCTGTCAGTTGACTAACGCGTTCTACATAGTGACGTGCATTTTCAGGCAGGTCCGATAATTGACGAATCCCTGTAATATCTTCACTCCAGCCAGGTAGCTCCTCGTATACTGGTTCACACTCGGCCAATATTTTTAGGCTTGCAGGATATTCGTGTATAAGCTGTCCTTTATAGTTGTAAGCTACACAAATTTTTATTTTTTCAATTCCTGATAAAACATCAATTGAGTTAAGCGCTAAATCAGTAATCCCACTAACACGGCGAGCGTGTCGAACAACAACACTATCGAACCAACCAACGCGACGTGGACGACCTGTTGTTGTACCATACTCGCGTCCTACTTCACGAATTTGCACACCAATTTCATCATGAAGCTCTGTTGGGAATGGACCATCTCCTACGCGACTTGTATATGCCTTACATACACCCACTACGTGTTTGATTTTCGTTGGGCCTACTCCAGAGCCAATTGTAACACCACCAGCAACTGGATTTGATGAAGTAACAAAAGGGTATGTACCTTGGTCAATATCAAGCATAACACCTTGTGCCCCTTCAAATAATACACGACGGCCTTCATCAAGAGCATCATTTAACACAACAGATGTATCACACACATAGTTGGCAAATTGTTGCCCATATTCATAATACTCATCCAAAATACTCTCAACGTCAAAGCCCTGCACTTCATATACTTTTTCAAACAGACGATTTTTCTCATCTAAATTTCTTTGTAGCTTTTCCTTAAATGTATCATATTCTAACAAATCAGCGATACGAATACCTACGCGCGCTGCTTTATCCATATAAGCTGGGCCTATCCCTTTTTTTGTTGTCCCAATCTTGTTATCGCCCTTACGTAGTTCTTCGACTTCATCAAGCAGTAAATGATACGGTAAAATGACATGTGCACGATTACTAATTCGTAAGTTATCGGTTGATACACCTTTGCCATGTAAGTATGCTAATTCCTGTACTAGTGCCTTTGGATCAACAACCATACCATTCCCGATTACACATTGTTTATCATCATAAAATATACCTGAAGGAATTAAATGAAGCTTGTATGTTTCACCATTAAACTTAATTGTGTGACCTGCGTTATTTCCACCTTGGTAGCGCGCAACTACTTCCGCATTTTCAGATAAGAAGTCGGTTATTTTACCTTTCCCTTCGTCTCCCCACTGTGTACCTACAACTACTACTCCTGCCATTTACAGCACCTCCGTGCTAATATTAATAATTCTCCGCTTATCAGTGTATCAATCCACTGTAGTAAAGTCAATGAAACACGAACAATTATATTTATATTATTATGTTTTGTTCGTATTATCTCAATATGTAGATATAAAAAAAACCGTGTAAACACTTTTTACACGGTTTTAGGCCCCTTCGTCAAGACGCCGTTCTAAATTAACAAACTTATTATATTCTTTCACGAATGCCAGCTCCACAGTACCAACTGGACCGTTACGTTGCTTAGCAATAATAATTTCTATGATGTTCTTATTCTCTGACTCTTTGTCATAATAGTCATCACGATATAAGAAGGCAACAATATCGGCATCCTGCTCAATACTTCCTGATTCACGAATATCACTCATCATCGGACGCTTGTCTTGACGTTGTTCCACACCACGAGATAGCTGTGATAACGCGATTACTGGCACTTGTAATTCACGAGCAAGTGATTTTAACTGACGAGATATCTCTGAAACCTCTTGTTGTCGATTCTCCTTCGATGATCGTCCACTTCCTTGAATTAACTGGAGATAGTCTATTAAGATCATCCCTAAACCCGCTTCTTGTTTAAGACGACGACACTTTGAACGAATCTCGTTCACACGGACACCTGGCGTGTCATCAATATAAATCCCTGCATTCGATAGATTTCCCATTGCCATCGTTAGCTTACGCCAGTCATCAGGCGTTAAGGCTCCTGTTCGTAAGTTTTGTGCATTAATATTTCCTTCGGCACAAAGCATACGCATAACAAGCTGTTCGGCACCCATCTCTAAACTAAAAATCGCCACATTTTCACCTGTTTTTGTTGCAACATTTTGTGCAATGTTCAGTGAAAAAGCTGTTTTACCTACTGATGGACGAGCGGCAACAATGATTAAATCATTTCGCTGAAATCCTGCCGTCATTCGATCTAAATCTCTGAAACCAGTAGCAATACCTGTCACATCGCCTTTACGGTTTTGTAAAGCTTCTATATTGTCATATGTTTCTACTAAAACATCTTTAATATTTTTAAAGGCCCCACTATTTTTACGCTGTGATACTTCAAGAATCTTTTTTTCCGCATCACTTAAAAGACCTTGTACATCTTCTTCACGTGTGTATCCATCACTAACAATATTATTAGCTGTACGAATTAGTCGACGTAAAATGGACTTTTCTTCAACAATGCTAGAGTAATATTGTATATTCGCAGCTGTTGGAACAGAATCTGCAAGTTCACTTAAATAAGATACCCCGCCTACTTCTTCAAGTAACTTCAGATCAGCAAGCTCCTGTGTCACAGTAATTAAGTCAACAGGCTCACCTTTTTCTGATAACGTGAGCATTGCTTCATATATTTTCTGATGTGATGCGCGATAGAAGTCATCTGGTTCTAAAAGCTCCGCAGCCGAAGAAAGAGAGGATGGCTGAAGAAAAATGGCCCCTAGCACAGCTTGCTCTGCTTCAACACTGTGGGGCGGTATACGATCTGTTAACAATTCATTCATACTGCTATTTTCCCCCTACTTCGAACTTTAAAAGCAAAAATTAAAGGCATAAGCGCCACTTATATGACTAAATTCGGTTACGTCCTGCCATTCATCACTCAACCCCTCGCATCCTGCGGAGGCGGCAATAAAGCACTAACATGCTATTATAAATACTATGTCATCCTAACTACCGGAGAGCCTGCTGATGAAGTCAACGGCTGAACCGAAGTAATCAAGAAAAAATTCCCTCGAATCGTTAATGCTTGTATTCAAGTAAAAATCTAGTTTTATAACTTTATAATGTCTTGAGTAGCTAATTCCACAACGTTAATTTGTATGTCGGTGGAGCCGAATTAACTTTTACATGTTTAAAAAAATGTGATGAAAACCTCATCACATTTTTCTTTACCTATATTATATTGTACTAGACTTATGTATTGTTTCAATGGAAATTACTGTTCTTTGACATGAACTTTTAAAGTTGCTGACACTTCATGATGAAGCTTAACAGGGACATTTGTATATCCAAGCGAACGAATAGCATCAGCTAACTCGATTTTACGCTTATCAATCTTTATATTGTGGTTTTTTAGTAGCTCTTCAGCTATTTGCTTACTCGTAATAGATCCGAATAAACGACCACCCTCACCTGATTTTTGTGAGAACTCAACAGTAAGCTTTTCTAATTGTTCTTTTAGTTTATTTGCCTCAGCTAATTCTTCAGCAGCTTTCTTTTCCTCTTGTCGCTTTTGTGCCTGTAAAGAGCTGATATTGGCTGATGATGCTTCTACTGCTAGACCATTTTTAAATAAAAAGTTTTGCGCGTATCCATCAGCAACATTTTTCATTTCACCTTTTTTACCTTTTCCTTTTACATCTTTTAAAAAAATTACCTTCATGATGGTTTCCCTCCTTCTAAATATTCATCAATAGCTTCATGCAGTGCATGTTCAGCCTCTTCTATTGTAGTATCATATAACTGAGTAGCAGCATTCGTCAAATGTCCACCACCACCAAGCATTTCCATGATAATCTGTACGTTTGTTGATCCCAATGATCGTGCACTAATGGCAATGACACCATCTTGTCGCTTTGAAATAACGAAAGATGCTGTTACACCATTTAGTGATAATAGCGTATCCGCTGCTTGTGCAATCAATACTTGGTTAAACGCTTCATGCTCACCAGATTTTGCAATAGTCATTCCATCTCTATACATTTGTGCGGTTTCAACTAATTTCGCCCGCATAACAAATGTATCTAAATCCTCTTTTAAGAGCCTTTGTACTAATACAGTATCTGCACCTTGTGAACGTAAATATGAGGCAGCATCAAACGTTCTAGCTCCTGTTCGTAAAGTAAAGCTTTTAGTATCCACTATAATACCAGCTAATAAAGCTGTTGATTCAAGCATATCAATCTTTGTATGCTTCGGTTGATATTCAAGGAGCTCTGTGACTAACTCACTTGTTGATGAGGCATAAGGCTCCATATATACAAGAATAGGGTCATTAATAAATTCTTCTCCCCGGCGGTGATGGTCAATAACAACCACCCTCTCCATTTTCAAAAGGCGCTCTTCTATAACAAGAGATGGTTTATGTGTGTCTACTACAACAAGTAATGACTCATCAGTAGCAAGCTCCATCGCTTGCTCAGGTGTCACAAATCTTGACCATAAATCGGTTTGTTTTTCAACTTCGTCAAGTAGTCGCTTTACACCTGTATCAATATCCGAAGGATCAAGTACGATGTAACCATCCTTCCCATTTATCTCGGTTACCTTTAATATCCCAATAGCGGCACCTACAGCGTCCATATCCGGACTTTTATGTCCCATTATAAACACACGATCACTTTCTGTTACAAGCTCCTTCAATGCATGTGAAATAACGCGGGCACGGACCCTTGTCCGTTTTTCCATTGGGTTACTTTTTCCACCAAAAAACTTAACTTTCCCATTTTGTTGCTTAATTGCCACTTGATCGCCACCTCGACCTAAAGCCAAATCTAAGCTCGACTGTGCGAGCGCACCAAGCTCAGGTAGACTGGCAGCGCCTGATCCAATCCCAATACTAAGTGTGAGTGGAATAGTATGCTTCGAAGTGCGTTCGCGAACCTCATCAAGGACGGAGAACTTATTCTTCTCTAGATGCTTTAAAATATTTTCATTTAAAATAGCAATAAAGCGTTCAGACGATGTTCTCTTGATAAATACACCATTATCTTTTGACCATTTATTTAAAATGGCTGTTACTTGACTGTTAATGTTGCTTTTTGTCTGGTCATCCATTCCTTGTGTTATTTCATCATAATTGTCTAAAAAGATAACCCCTAAAACCGTTCGTTCATCCTCATATAGCTTTTCAATTTCCGTTTGCTCTGTTACATCAAAGAAATACAATAGGCGTTCTTCTCGTTTTAAAACTACTTTTAATTTACGTTCTTGCAAGTTGATGACCTCTGTCTCAACCTCTTGCTTAATGATCGGAATTAATGAATCTGCTAAATCGTATAAAGACTTACCTACCAAGGAATCTTCTTCAAAACAGGAAGTCATATATGGATTAGACCATTCAACAATGTAGTCATCATTAAATAACATAATACCAATTGGCATTTCCATTAATGCCTCTTCACCTACCTTCTTAATTCGATAGGATAAAGTTGATATGTACGCTTCCATTTCTTGTTTAACTTGTATTTGTGCTTTTATTAAAACAATTACAATGGCCGCAAACATCAAAAAGGTGAGAATACCAATCACCCATTGAAAATACGTCAAAAGCCCAATTAACAATATTATCAATGCTATAAAACCATACATTGAATAGCGAAACATGGGCTTCTCAAAAAAAGAAGGCATTTGCGTCAGCTCCTATAAAGTAAAACTTTCTATCAGCTCGCAGCTTATTAAAACAACGACTGGTAGTGAGTTGAACCAATCGAGCAGTTAAGTTAGTGCCATATGTCTTTAAATAAGAAATACAACTCACATAACTGCAAATAAACGGATAGTGGGCCATTTATACAA from Bacillus sp. HMF5848 includes these protein-coding regions:
- the rplI gene encoding 50S ribosomal protein L9, which translates into the protein MKVIFLKDVKGKGKKGEMKNVADGYAQNFLFKNGLAVEASSANISSLQAQKRQEEKKAAEELAEANKLKEQLEKLTVEFSQKSGEGGRLFGSITSKQIAEELLKNHNIKIDKRKIELADAIRSLGYTNVPVKLHHEVSATLKVHVKEQ
- a CDS encoding DHH family phosphoesterase, producing the protein MPSFFEKPMFRYSMYGFIALIILLIGLLTYFQWVIGILTFLMFAAIVIVLIKAQIQVKQEMEAYISTLSYRIKKVGEEALMEMPIGIMLFNDDYIVEWSNPYMTSCFEEDSLVGKSLYDLADSLIPIIKQEVETEVINLQERKLKVVLKREERLLYFFDVTEQTEIEKLYEDERTVLGVIFLDNYDEITQGMDDQTKSNINSQVTAILNKWSKDNGVFIKRTSSERFIAILNENILKHLEKNKFSVLDEVRERTSKHTIPLTLSIGIGSGAASLPELGALAQSSLDLALGRGGDQVAIKQQNGKVKFFGGKSNPMEKRTRVRARVISHALKELVTESDRVFIMGHKSPDMDAVGAAIGILKVTEINGKDGYIVLDPSDIDTGVKRLLDEVEKQTDLWSRFVTPEQAMELATDESLLVVVDTHKPSLVIEERLLKMERVVVIDHHRRGEEFINDPILVYMEPYASSTSELVTELLEYQPKHTKIDMLESTALLAGIIVDTKSFTLRTGARTFDAASYLRSQGADTVLVQRLLKEDLDTFVMRAKLVETAQMYRDGMTIAKSGEHEAFNQVLIAQAADTLLSLNGVTASFVISKRQDGVIAISARSLGSTNVQIIMEMLGGGGHLTNAATQLYDTTIEEAEHALHEAIDEYLEGGKPS
- the dnaB gene encoding replicative DNA helicase, translating into MNELLTDRIPPHSVEAEQAVLGAIFLQPSSLSSAAELLEPDDFYRASHQKIYEAMLTLSEKGEPVDLITVTQELADLKLLEEVGGVSYLSELADSVPTAANIQYYSSIVEEKSILRRLIRTANNIVSDGYTREEDVQGLLSDAEKKILEVSQRKNSGAFKNIKDVLVETYDNIEALQNRKGDVTGIATGFRDLDRMTAGFQRNDLIIVAARPSVGKTAFSLNIAQNVATKTGENVAIFSLEMGAEQLVMRMLCAEGNINAQNLRTGALTPDDWRKLTMAMGNLSNAGIYIDDTPGVRVNEIRSKCRRLKQEAGLGMILIDYLQLIQGSGRSSKENRQQEVSEISRQLKSLARELQVPVIALSQLSRGVEQRQDKRPMMSDIRESGSIEQDADIVAFLYRDDYYDKESENKNIIEIIIAKQRNGPVGTVELAFVKEYNKFVNLERRLDEGA
- a CDS encoding adenylosuccinate synthase, with translation MAGVVVVGTQWGDEGKGKITDFLSENAEVVARYQGGNNAGHTIKFNGETYKLHLIPSGIFYDDKQCVIGNGMVVDPKALVQELAYLHGKGVSTDNLRISNRAHVILPYHLLLDEVEELRKGDNKIGTTKKGIGPAYMDKAARVGIRIADLLEYDTFKEKLQRNLDEKNRLFEKVYEVQGFDVESILDEYYEYGQQFANYVCDTSVVLNDALDEGRRVLFEGAQGVMLDIDQGTYPFVTSSNPVAGGVTIGSGVGPTKIKHVVGVCKAYTSRVGDGPFPTELHDEIGVQIREVGREYGTTTGRPRRVGWFDSVVVRHARRVSGITDLALNSIDVLSGIEKIKICVAYNYKGQLIHEYPASLKILAECEPVYEELPGWSEDITGIRQLSDLPENARHYVERVSQLTGIPLSIFSVGPDRKQTNVVRSVYA
- a CDS encoding M23 family metallopeptidase — translated: MKSLNTIQKKITNFIKPIVPEDYVKLHKDLLRKAIVTTTAVVSLTVAYHTVSAENPTSRDMATIYHVYVNDNYVGTVNNKEVVEATIQKKINSKQGQYAEEYEWTIGNDIEYVEETAFRPSFNNEQTIKNVQSSIQVLVETAAIVVNNEPVAYLEDLTLAQEAIKQLKLKYIDEQTLSQVEKSSATTEALPPLQEGESRIIDVELSKDVAIETVKAKPTDILTVDQVVALLQKGTLEEKKYEVQEGDVLGLIANEHNLTLKQILSLNPDIQEDTVLQIGQPLNVTVYEPYVEVVVKKEVYERVSIPYQREVKQDDTIYKGDIKVQQDGKEGEKLVNKIISIQNGQPAAEEVIQEEILQAPVNEIVLKGTKVIPSRGTGNFLWPTYGGYISSKQGYRWGKFHKGIDIAQPYDRTIRSSDNGIVEFAGWDGGYGKKVVVNHRNGYKTIYAHLSNINVSVGDTVERGRKLGIMGSTGNSTGIHLHFEIYKNGRLQNPLDYVR